CTGGCACAGGGTTTCGGCGTTGGTCAGATTCGGACGGGGCATGGGCGCATGGTGTGGTTTTTGGGCGGTATGTTAAGGCCAAAGGACGCGGACGGGCTGTCCGCGCCGCGGTTTCATTCGGATTTCTGGCTCTCTTCGCGCAGTATCTGGCCCAGGCGGCGCGCGCCAGGTCCTGCTGCGTCGGGATCGGGGTAGACCAGGTACAGCGCGCCCCAGCGCTGCGCGCCATCCAGCAGCGGCAGCGGCTTCAATTCGCCCGAGGCCAACTGTTCGCGGATCCAGTCCTGCGGATACCACGCGAAGCCCATGCCCATGCACGCCGCGCGTATCGACGTGCTCTTGTGACTGACGGTGATGCGCTGCTCGGCGACGTCCCAGACGCTGGGCCGCACGCGCTGGCGGCCGCTGTCGCGGATCACCAGATGGCGATGCGCCTTGAGGTCTTCGAGCGACAGCGGACGGTTCATCTGGTGCAGGGGATGCGACGGCGCGGCCGCGGCGATCGCGCAATAGCGCAGCAGCGCGTCGCCGACATGGCCGGCCGGAATGTGATCGGCGCAGATGGCGAGGTCGGCCTCGCCCGAGAGCAACAGTTCATCCGTGCCGCCGACCACTGATTCGTGAAGTTCGATGCGTGTCTCGGGGAACTCGCCGGCAATCCTGTCCAGGCAGCGCAACAGCAGGTCCGTCGGGAACAGGCTTTCCACGGCCAGCGTCAGCATCTGCTCCCGTCCCTTGGCCAGATTGGCCGCCGCCCGTTCCAGGCGTTGGGCCTCGCCCACCAGCGACTTGCCGCGCCGGTAGAGGATCTTGCCGTCGTCCGTGAGCAAGGCCTTGCGCCCGTCCATGGCGAACACGGCCACGCCCAGCCGCTCCTCGATCTGGCGGATCGCGTAGCTGATGGTCGACTGCGATTTGCTGAGCGCGTCGGCGGCCTGGGCATAGCCGCCCGCGTCCACCACGGCGACCAGGGCCTGCCATTGCTCCAGCGAAATCCGAGGCGGCATATATATCTACCAGTTAGATAGGTTTTAACGAAATATTGAACTATTTTATCTGATGGGTAGATGATTCAATGGCTCATCGTCATCGCGACACAAAGGGCCGACATGAACATCCTGGTTATCGCCGCCAGCGCGCCTGCTGGCTCTTACTCCGCCACGCTTGCCGAGCGCTACGTGGCCGGCGTCCTGGCTGGCGGCCGGGCCCGCGTCGTCTGGGCGG
The sequence above is drawn from the Achromobacter xylosoxidans genome and encodes:
- a CDS encoding LysR family transcriptional regulator — translated: MPPRISLEQWQALVAVVDAGGYAQAADALSKSQSTISYAIRQIEERLGVAVFAMDGRKALLTDDGKILYRRGKSLVGEAQRLERAAANLAKGREQMLTLAVESLFPTDLLLRCLDRIAGEFPETRIELHESVVGGTDELLLSGEADLAICADHIPAGHVGDALLRYCAIAAAAPSHPLHQMNRPLSLEDLKAHRHLVIRDSGRQRVRPSVWDVAEQRITVSHKSTSIRAACMGMGFAWYPQDWIREQLASGELKPLPLLDGAQRWGALYLVYPDPDAAGPGARRLGQILREESQKSE